The stretch of DNA CTGATTAAAATTTAGagagaaatatcaaaaaagaaatatcaaaaatgcGAATGGGCATAATAGAAGTTCAATTTACTTactttattcaaataaaaaactttttttcgaCTTGTCTGCTTTCACTTCCACTTTGTCGATGCTTTTGGATGCTTCGTTTTCGATTCCAGATTACTTTAGGTTAAATAGGCAGCAGGCAGCGGCAACGACGAGACAAgcataaacaaattttgtcgCTCGAACCAGTGATGCAAGGCAGAGGTGCCAGTTTTCCCCGGAGAGCTCCACACGCACACAACTGAGACCGGCTGACGTCacgtgtccgtgtgcgctcggctgTCGACTGGTAGAAGTGAGCGAACCTATGTCTTGTATCTCCTTCCCACCAAGCCTAGCATTAAACCGGTTTTAACGCTCGCACCATTTCTTCTGCCAAGCGTTGGCAGCAAAAATGCTTTCCCGAATTTCGCTCcacgcgactaagtcgactagcggcgtgttgcttttgctcgacgcgatattttttctgagatttacagtcttttatgaaatatatatcatatttatattaataaaatattttaacattatgtatttgcagaatatgatttttcacgttaatgtataaaataagaataaagtaataaaaattatatatcgcaatatataaacaaaacaagtaacatttctacaattttagtagaaaaacatttttcctattaaaatatattaacatgagttaattgcgacaaaaataagctttgaacatatttaatatattattaatttttttatatgttccaattttacacattaacgtgaaaaatcacattataaatgcataatatcttttgtaaatagcaAGTTACATTGAGAAGTAATGGAaagaattgattgaaaataaaagaaacatgtttttacttaaaaaatatttatgactattttatttaacacaaaagtaaTCTGGACAAAGCATACCAATGTGATTATACATCGgataatttagtattttaactttattttaaccattttaatatagtggtcttccgcaccacccaAGAGGTGGATCTTTGCCAGGaaccctattgtaccacttttcatttttctttatacattacctttatatagatatggtgtcgtttgcagacaagatacttatCATACACTTGTCGGTCATAAATGTGGTGTCATTTGTAGACAAGATACTTGTTACATATCGTTTACAAgtgtgtcatttgcagacaaaatacttgttacaTGCCTGTCGTTTAGAAGTGTGGTGTCCTTTGTGgacatattaatgaaattttatttatcttaattaaaaatgataagggtcaacaaataataaaattataaaaggaaagGAGCAATAGAAATCAAAACGCTAGATTTTAGTGCGAACGAACTTGTATTGAGTTATAATAACATTAGTATAAACAGACATTTCATAGCCTGTCATCAGGCTATCCTtagtgtgaaataaataaaatacatatgaaaaCGCACGCTGATTTACATTAAGATCTgagttaaaacaaatataatttagacgCAAGATTTGttgtacaattaataaaaaaagttagttttaacattgatataatcAATGTTAGCTCGtcggttttacaaataaaagcttgtcggttttacaaataaaagataaaagaaaaaaaattttaaattaaaaatttgtcaaaaattttataaaaaaagttaattaaaataaaataaaataataaaattaattaaaattattcaatattcgaGATCAAcaagttaaagaaaagttagttaataaaaaaataataaaataacataaaatgaaatttataaaatttatgttaagataaataatagttttttattattgtataaccTCTTCCCCGACTGCCTCTTCTGTTCCCCCGGCCACCTCTGTTGTTCTCGCCTCctcttctttttgttattcCAGAAGGACCTGGTCTAACATTATTGTCATATTGTAAATTTCGCCGAGCGTACCACCGTTCACGCGACCAACCacctcctcttcttttttttctaaaaataaacacatttatagattaataatttaaaacaattatgcatatgaataaatcatttagttacaaaaaataaataaatatcaatatatatgaaagaggCTAATGGAGCCACCGCTGGTTGTTAGtgcgaatttttttatctcttatattttttttctcgttttcctTCCTTTTAAAAAACTTGCTTACTTTAATCATACATTCcgatttttgaataataagatCGATGTATgcaattttcgtacactttagtgTCTCGAATCTGAGATcagtgtacattttaatgtcTCAATGCAGACGAATCAAGTTTCTatacaaaacataaaaaatttcgcactaacaacCAACGGTGGCTCTATTAGcctctttcatatatattgatatttatttatttttttgtaactaaatgatttattcatatgcataattgttttaaattattaatctataaatgtgtttatttttagaaaaaaaaagaagaggaggtGGTTGGTTGCGTGAACGGTAGTACGCTCGGCGAAATTTACAATATGACAATAATGTTAGACCAGGTCCTTCTGgaataacaaaaagaagagGAGGCCAAAACAACAGAGGTGGCCGGGGGAACAGAAGAGGCAGTCGGGGAAGAGgtcatacaataataaaaaactattatttatcttaacataaattttataaattttattttatgttattttattatttttttattaactaacttttctttaacttgTTGATCTCGAATAttgaatgattttaatttattttattattttattttattttaattaacttttttttataaaatttttgacaaatttttaatttttaatttttttcttttattttttatttgtaaaaccgacaagcttttatttgtaaaaccgaCGAGCTAACATTgattatatcaatgttaaaactaactttttttattaattttacaataaatcttgcgtctaaattatatttgttttaactcAGATCTTAATGTAAATCAGCGTGCGttttcatatgtattttatttattccacaCTAAGGATAGCCTGATGACAGGCTATGAAATGTCTGTTTATACTAATGTTATTATAACTCAATACAAGTTCGTTCGCACTAAAATCTAGCGTTTTGATTTCTATTGCTCctttccttttataattttattatttgttgacccttatcatttttaattaagataaataaaatttcactaaTATGTCCACAAAGGACACCACACTTCTAAACGACAGGCAtgtaacaagtattttgtctgcaaatgacacacTTGTAAACGATATGTAACAAGTATCTTGTCTACAAATGACACCACATTTATGACCGACAAGTGTATGataagtatcttgtctgcaaacgacaccatatctatataaaggtaatgtataaagaaaaatgaaaagtggtacaatagggttCCTGGCAAAGATCCACCTCTTGGGTGGTGCGGAAGATTACTATATTaaaatggttaaaataaagttaaaatactaaattatcCGATGTATAATCACATTGGTATGCTTTGTCCAGAttacttttgtgttaaataagatagtcataaatattttttaagtaaaaacttgtttcttttattttcaatcaattcttTCCTTTACTTCTCAATGTATCTtgctatttacaaaagatattatgcatttataatgtgatttttcacgttaatgtgtaaaattggaacatataaataaattaataatatattaaatatgttcaaagcttatttttgtcgcaattaactcatgttaatatattttaatagaaaaaatgtttttctactaaaattgtagaaatgttacttgttttgtttatatattgcgatatataatattttattattttattcttatttttattactttattcttattttgtacattaacgtgaaaaatcatattctgcaaatacataatgttaaaatattttattaatatgaatatgatatatatttcataaaaaactgtaaatctcagaaaaaatatcgcgtcgaGCGAAAGTAACACGCCGCtagtcgacttagtcgcgtgGAGCGAAATTCGGGAAAGCATTTTTGCTGTCAACGTTTGGCAGAAGAAATGGTGCGAGCGTTAAAACCGGTTTGATGCCAGGCTTGGTGGGAAGGAGATACAAGACATAGGTTCGCTCACTTCTACCAGTCGAcagccgagcgcacacggacacgtGACGTCAACGGGTCTCGGTTGTGTGCGTGTGGAGCTCTCCGGGGAAAACTGGCAGCTCTGATGCAAGGTCGAACAACATGCGCAACATGAGGGAAATAGCCCCCACCATAGCGACGCTCAACAAGCGAGAGTCGCTGTCGTCTGCCGTCGCCGCGTCCGCGTACGCTCGCCGTTTCAATAGCAGATGACTTTTCTAATCGAATCGCTAGAATATTAAGGCCCTTATACAATGCCAGGCAACAGGCAATAGGAACAGTGTTCCGATtagggaccggttgtatgcgcatgtgcggcaatACGGCGTCAGTATAGTGTCTCATACAAGTTAAATAAGGCACCGTTGCCCCCCTACAttgaaaatctttaaaataaactgaaaataaaatatatacatatatataatatattgttatgtaatatatattgttaaatattttctaaatattaattatagtaaaaaagaagaggaaaaggtaaaaaataatatattcttcaaataaaacactttttatatatataaggtATTTTGGTGATTAGGGGGAGGTATGACATCAACAATCAGAACTTAATTgagtttctgtaataaaagtagtattttattatttacaagtttttaGCTTGGTATTTACAAGGTCTCACctgtaataaaagaaacgaCATTTAATGTCCGTAGACCGTCGCGTCAATCACTCTTAATCACAGGTGTTTAGATCTGTCAATTGAACACAGTAGAGTCTTTAGGTTAACTTCACTTTAACGATGCTCCACGTGTGTCAATCCGCGTCGTATGATAAGCCGTGCATGTTGCGGTCTACTACACCGACGCTCGAGAGAGCGCGGGAATggttgaagaaaatatattttctttacatcACCTCTCTCGCGGGAGaaaatgtttacatttttcttgcaaTACTTTACAATATTCGTAGATGATTTAGTCTTCATTTCCGTCTTCCTTGTcggtgtttttatttttctcttcaagCGTTGGGAGTGGAATCAGCTTCGATATATGGAAAAGGTTTGACTCTGTTTTTTTGTGATCCGTGTttactttgaaaattgaatttgaaattttttctatgaTTACGTACGGTCCAATTTTCAGCTCGTCAAGTTTTCTTCTATTTAGCCTGTTTCCGTTTTCTACGAATACTCTGTCTCCCACGTTGAGGTTTAGGCATTTTCGGTTTTTGTCGTAGATTTTCTTGTTATATTCATGTgatcttattgaattttttagagCGGTTTCCTTGTCTCTGATCCAATCTTGTTCGGTGATTTTCTTCCTCAGTTCCTGTGGTAATATTGAGACGTTTGTACCATTCATCAGGTAAGATGGTGCGAATCCAGTGACACTATGTTTTGTCtcgttatatttttgtacacatTCGCGTGCTACCGTTGTCCAAGCCATCTTTTTCCCGTTTTCATTGattttacatctaattttATTGACTAGTGTTTGATTTAGTCGTTTGTTTATTCCGTTAGAGAAAGGAGAATCTACTGCTGTGAATATTAttggtatatttttatcatccaGGAATCTTTTGAATTCCTTTGAGTTTATTCCTGGGTATTGGTCCGATAAAAGCATATTAACTTCTTCGGTTTCGGCGATGCCGTTTATTAGTTTAATGAAATCGGCTGCGTTTTGCGTCTTGGACGTCAGGATGTAGGCATGCCTTGTGAAATGATCTACCAGTAGGTGAAGGTATTTCTTTGTAGATCTGGAACCGCCAAAAGCTCCTACAGTGTCTAATGACATGATTCCGAAAGGTTTTGTGGCTGGGCCTAAATATGACATTAAGCCATATTTTGGTTGCccttttgttttgttttttatgcaaattgtgCAGCTTTTACATatcttttcgatatttttgatTAGATTATTTGCCGTGTAATACGggtatatattctttttcatttgttgGATGCCTATGTGATAGAGgttttcatgaattttttttaagaatttgatGCTAAACTCTTctgtcaatattattttttctgtttttttcatttttttaaagaaaatgttttttctcGGTATTAGCTTCTCCTTTGTCCTTTGTACCTTTTCATTCCCTTCTTGATCCTTCAAAATATCCTCCAGTGTTATTACATTTACAACTTTTAACTGTTCATCCGTGCTTTCATCCGGGTCTAGAACAGGATTTCTGCTGAGGCAGTCTGCCTCAAAGTTATATTTTCCTGGTTCATATTTAATCTCAAGATCATACTGGGACAGGTAATACGTCAAGTCCCCAAGTTCCTCATCAGTTCTtgactttatatttaaattttctaatggTTTGTGATCTGAAAggattttgaattttcttcCTATTAATAAGTGTTGCCAGTATCGTACACTTTCTTTCACTGCCAGGCATTCCAAGTATAtggcttttttctttttttgagtTTCGTTCAGTTTTTTTAAGAAGAATGCCACTGGTTTCTCTATTCCATCTTCTTGTGGCTGTTTTAGTACCGCTCCGACTCCTAGTAGGCAGGCATCTGTATAAATGTGTATTGGCCGATTTGGGTCGAAAATCGTCAGTACGGGTTGAGTGcacaatatttgtttcatttcgTCAAAAGATCTTTGACATTCTTCAGTCCACttgaattctttattttttcttaataggTTGTGTAATGGTTCTAATTTTATAGCTATTTTAGGCACATATTTgtggtaaaaatttatttttcccaAGAATTGTCTCACATTTTTCTGTGTCTTAGGTGttggaaagttttttattgcaatcaaGTTGTCTTTTAGTGGTCTTactgaattattttgtaatatgtgGCCTAAGTATTTTACTGAATTCTCAACAAAACTGCACTTTGAGAATTTCAGTCAAAAACCTTCTATTTTAATAGCATGGAATAGCTGTGTCAAGTGTTTGATATGATCTTCGAATAATTTTGAGAATATTAGTATGTCGTCTATGTAACTAATCGTGAAGTCTGCCAATTTgtgttttcttattatattgcCCATTATTCTTTGGAATATTGCTGGCGCTGTTTTTAGACCAAATGGTAAACAGGTCCACTGGAAGTGTCCTTCTTGCGTGACAAACGCTGTTTTATGTCtgtctgaaatttttaatgatatcgACCAAAACGCTGAGTTCATGTCTAGCTTCGAAAAAAAGTACAATCCCTTGTTTTTACCATAAGATCTTCAATGAGTGGAAACGGTTGTGATTGGGGCACCacgattttatttaactcTCGAAAATCTATGCACAatctagattttttattttcttctctcttgaACGCTAAGGTTACTGGAGCAGCGAACGGACTGTACGATTCCTCTATTAGTTCTTTTCCAGTAGCTTAGCAATTTGTGACTCGATCTCTTTTCTGTCTTCGAATGTGCATCGGTACGGCCTCttgctgcaatatttttcgacTAATAGGTCTATATGTGCTTCGTAGTCAGTTGTCATGCCGATATCATATTTGTCTTTTGCAAAGATAGTTGCATTTTTGATCATTAAGTCATTTATTTTAGCTTGTTTTTCATAATCTAAGTGATTTATCAAAATGCTAAAGTTTTTTTCTCCAATGTGTTCATTGAAGTTTACCAGATTTGTGGAATCTTCAgctatttgattttttctgattttacTGGGACTATGATTGTTTTTTGAGTCATTATTATTCATGTTCTCAACCGTCATTTTCCCTTTATTCTCTGTAGTAGTCTTACTTTTTAGttcattgatttttatttctttagaaatactattatttgttttgttttggaTTTTTTGACTGATTCTTAGGTTTTTATCttgatttaattgaaattccTTTATGCAGTCTAGTCCTATTAGGAAATcgtaatcaaaatttttttcatctatcaCAAAGACGttgatttgtttttcaatgttgaaaatttttgcatttagaGTTACCATACCACTTGTTTTTTTAACGCCATTAATAGTTTTCAAATTGGTACTGTTAAAGATACCTGgttctttattattgattcttaataattttgaatttattagtGAAACGTTTGAGCCGGAATCATAAACTCCAAATATTTCAAGATCACCATTCAAtaccaattttatttttattaatggcGGCACAACTagttttttgaattattatcatcTTGTAATTCACATTCCAGTTGTGCGTTGTTGATAAGTTTTATTTGGTTTTCCTCTTTAGTTTGTTTCGTTTTAAACCAGCATGAATCCTCGGGGTGATATCTATTCTTCTTTCCTaatttttcgcatattttgCATGGTTTCCTCTTTTCTTGTTTCTCCTTTGAATTCATAgatgtatttttcttcttatcaGACGCATTATTTTTCACTAAGTGTTCCAAACTTCTGATTTCATTGAACAGATCTTTCGTTTCCTTCAtatcagttttattaattctgtCGGTCACAAAGTCTGGTAATCCTGTTGCAATTAGGTTTATCAGTATGTTTGGATTTGTAGACTTATCCATTTCCAAtagcaatttttctttttttagagcGTAGTCTAGCAATGGTCCACtcatatatttaaagttgatTGCATACTTTACCGGTGACCATTCCTTATCTGCATAAGTCTCACAGAAATTTACTTTCCAGTTTGTCCATTCTGAATCAATTGTGAGTTTCATAAGCATTGAGCTGTACCAATCTGTACCTGAGCCTTccaaaaataatcttaaaatttctattttttcctCGTCTTTTTGTAGGTTTAACCGTTCGCATTCACTTTCAAAAAACTCCATCCATTGCGTGGCATTGTTggttttgttattaaatttgtctAGTACAAATTTTTCTGCTAGTTTATTTAAGTTCTTTTTTTGGTTTCTTTCTGTTgcagaaaatttttctcgaatcgTTTGTAGATCTTCCTTTGAGATGCCACCTGTGGTGCTTGCTTGTTCTGTAGGCTGTGgatcttcaaatttttcttctaatagAAGGTCCGCAAATTGGATATTTCCACCATCAtcaacataaatttcttttaatggtTTATTTAGGACAATCCAAACGTTTCTTTTTTGGTGCCTTTTtgtaatcgatttttttacttttctaaaagtGTCTGTTTTTGCTAGTTTAGTGTGCAGGTTTATATCTTGAAAATCTTCTGGCAAAGCAAAGGTCTCACCTTCAAGTGTGCTGATTGAGGTTAGGCACAGCATGCTTGTTCTCTCATCTCCTTTTTTCCCTTTCATGGTGaattcaaatttcaatttttccatcTTGACAACATCTGACAAGgattttttccattaaatgTCGTTTTATAAGGTATTTTGGTGATTAGGGGGAGGTATGACATCAACAATCAGAACTTAATTgagtttctgtaataaaagtagtattttattatttacaagtttttaGCTTGGTATTTACAAGGTCTCACctgtaataaaagaaacgaCATTTAATGTCCGTAGACCGTCGCGTCAATCACTCCTAATCACAGGTGTTTAGATCTGTTAATTGAACACAGTAGAGTCTTTAGGTTAACTTCACTTTAACGATGCTCCACGTGTGTCAATCCGCGTCGTATGATAAGCCGTGCATGTTGCGATCTACTACACCGACGCTCGAGAGAGCGCGGGAATggttgaagaaaatatattttctttacatataaatgaaataaaaatcttttatttgacaGAATCTCAAAGAATACCAACATTCGTTGCAAGGGTAAGGAAAACTGTCAAAAACCTTACCAGTGttcatataacaaaaataaatattattaattaataataaatatatatttaaaataaaaatattaactaaatcaaaatacaaataacattacagaaattaaaaatttggaaagcCTTTtgatcttaaattaaaatctttaataaacaaaaataatattgcatggCTTTCGTCAGGTACTAATCAGTCttatatatatcacatttaatgttatatatcacattttatgTTAGTACAAAATAAGttagtacaaaatataaaaatctgaaaaatacaatattaataatttatccatATAAGTAACatacaactaaaaaatattggcTAGATGTATCAGCATGTGTCtgttatgcaaaaaaataaaaataattaaaaataaataataattagacaataaatattgcactaaaattgcacataaaaaagaaaataaacagaaaagtCTTAAGTATTAAGAACCATCAGATGAAGTTCCTGCTTTTCCATATAAATTTTGCggattatgtaattttaaatgttcggaatcaatttcaaaatttgaacaattaatGCCTTCAGCTTGAAAACTAGACCGCATAATACAAATTGCAGAAACAGTTTCATTAGATaactgatttctttttttagtttttacatCTGTAACCATTGAAAAAATTCGTTCCGCTTCAGCATTAGAATGGGGAAAAGAAAGAACCGCTTCGACTAATAACTCTAAATTTTGAAACCTTTTTTCcccattaaaattttttaattctaatatttttttccacattatATCGATTTCTAAAGAAgctaattcttttttttcttcatcattAAAAACAGATGGTAAAATTCTCCATTCAAAAGctaatttagtaatattaatattaatatcaagagacacggtagtgtctcgcgccaagttcacgcgcagcgcgcaacgcaagcgcaagaccgaccgtgtatctttacgcgagcccgaaagttgagacgagccgagattatcggatctcgataacggctgggccgattgagttggcaataggctcaatcgatagcgcatacccaaattacataagaaaagtctgcttgtttttgctctgtgtgctttataaaaataaatatatgcattcaaagtcgagaaatctagAAAATCATCATCTCGCTAGGATGTCGCGTTGAGATGTATGTCGCTCGTGTCTTATTGGTCAGCGTCATTctaacatggcggcgctcagacctgtcagctcgcagttttgatgtatatattaattacatttatatattagtatcggtcgtaaaatgtataataacgtgttgtggagacgaataaagatagtgtatatcaaaaataatagtattcttcataaaaaaaatttttttcgatcttaaagtgcagaagtgtacactctcagtattctgtagttagttaattagtggacagaaagtgtactttgtgcagaTGGTGGAATCTGCAAgtttctgacgttaggtgcgctgatggcgctgagaagccgcgcggcgcgcgcttacgtTTGTTTGGCTATTTgctcatttaaatttttagatgttacatagaaaaatattaaaattttatagttatttgagttattaattactaaagatGTCCGAATAAGCGCGTATCAATCCAGCCTGCCGCCGAATGCAAGCGCGCGAAGAGATACAACCGCTCAGCGATTATGATCGCTTTCAAGCGTTTCAAAAATCCTCCTCcctaagtgataaaaatatcaaagttgtTTTAATAGGTTTGCcatatgattaaaatgtttataatcagTACAGCAGCGTTACAAACTTTTGTCCTAGGTTTCCACGCACACAATCGAGGGACCATGTTCATGTGCTGCGCAGAACGCTTTACGCAGCACATGACATGGTCTTTTGATTGTTGCGTGGTAACCCAAGCCAAGAATTGGTAACGCTGGAATACAGACTAATGCAggcagaaaattattaaaattttatagaaagaaaatttaagcatttgttattggcatttaaaaatgtaataactatacaaaaatgagttaaagatttttggaattttaaaacaatctatttctcttatttcatataaaacactaaataaatttttactatacgaacaattacaatatcattaacattaatttaacttttttaataaaaaaaatttccaattaatgcatctcaatataatatttatttattaaaacatcttttatttactatcTACATTgagtttacattttataaagtacaaacattgtttttttatctaaataaattttcattaagttTTATGAATACTATTCGAACTcgtattaaaagctttgcattCTAACACACACGAAAAATGGAGACATCTAATTCTACAGCCGGCAAAACTTCGTCGAATAACAATACCACGCGTGGTGAGAAAGTAAGTGCATTATAGCaagtcattttataaaattaattttataccgaAATTAATTCGTTTGGTGAAAACATTGGAAGatagtttttcatttacattatactcgtgcacaaaaataaactataatattacaaatagagAACATGAACTTTAAGGTACATCTaaatatacacgcaaaccttccaaaaaagttgttgtatatataaacacgcaaaccttacaaaaaagttgttgtgtattttacctaacaaaaaagttgttgtatatttgaaaatcaacaaattacctttttaaaaaaaggtaaagaaaaggcgccaagtgcacgcaaatcttccaaaaaaaagttgttgtatatataaacctttcaaaaaaagctgtcgtatatattatatattaaccttccaaaaaatttatcttccacaaaaaaatgtatatatattaacaaataacaaacctttcaaaaaaagttgttgtatatataaccaaataaaaatttgctatatattctgcctataaaagaggtgatatcagaaaatgacgccaagtttaaataaaaaacctttcaaaaaaagttgtatgtatatatttaaaaaaaagttgtatataccaaataaaaattcgctatatattctgcctataaaagaggtgatatcagaaaatgacgcaaagtttaaataaaaaaccttttaaaaaaacttgtatgtatatattgcgACGACTTTTCCGTCGGGCAGAAGTACACCCGCCGGTAAGCGTGTCAAACCTCGTTGCTCTATTTTATagatcttaataattattgcaaaacttaTAGTTGGGCGCCAGGCGCGGATTAACGCGCCACACGAACAAATTACGTTAGAGtcaatatttctctttaaagagcaacggcgataagcgcgactagcccactctacaaa from Linepithema humile isolate Giens D197 chromosome 2, Lhum_UNIL_v1.0, whole genome shotgun sequence encodes:
- the LOC136997902 gene encoding uncharacterized protein, with amino-acid sequence MSLDTVGAFGGSRSTKKYLHLLVDHFTRHAYILTSKTQNAADFIKLINGIAETEEVNMLLSDQYPGINSKEFKRFLDDKNIPIIFTAVDSPFSNGINKRLNQTLVNKIRCKINENGKKMAWTTVARECVQKYNETKHSVTGFAPSYLMNGTNVSILPQELRKKITEQDWIRDKETALKNSIRSHEYNKKIYDKNRKCLNLNVGDRVFVENGNRLNRRKLDELKIGPYVIIEKISNSIFKVNTDHKKTESNLFHISKLIPLPTLEEKNKNTDKEDGNED